A region of the Methylobacterium nodulans ORS 2060 genome:
GATCGAAGACACTCGCCCCGGCAGAGCGAGCCGGTGCGCAGGGTCGGGCGGCGCAATTCAGGCCAAGGCCACCTCGGAGGAAGCGGGCTTGTCGCCTGCCGCGCTGTCGGGGGCCGACGCGGCGATGTCCGCCCGGCTCGGGATCAGGGCCAGAAGAGCGGCGGCCAGAAGTGCGCCGCCCCCGATCACCCACAGGCCCGCTTGGCTGGTGCCGAGCCAGGTCTCGGCCGCGACCTTCAGGTTGGGCGCCACGAACCCGCCGAGATTGCCGAGCGCATTGATGATCGCGATGCCGCCCGCTGCCGCGAACCCACCGAAATAACCCATCGGAAAGGTCCAGAAGATCGGCTGAGCGCTGATCAGGCCAGCCACCGAGACGCAGAGCGCGATCACGGCGAGGAGCGGGCTGACATAGCCGGACGCGATCATCCCGAGACCGGCCCCCAGAAGCGAGACGACCGCAAACAGCCGCCGGCGCCCGGTCCGCAGGGCGAGGCCCGGCCAGAACAGGCTCACCCCGAAGGCGCATAGCCACGGGATGCTGGTCACCAGCGTGACATAGAGCCCGACCTTGGTGCCGAGCAGCGCGCTCACCTGAGCCGGAAGGTAGAAGGCGATCCCGTAGCCGCAGATCGCGAGGCAGAAGTAGCAGAGCGCGAAATGCAGCAGCAGCGGGTTGCGGAAGATCGCCCCGAGCTTCACGGTGCCGCGCTCGCGCTTGGCGGCCTCCTCCCGGGCGAGAACCTGCCCCAGGGCAGCCTGCTCGCGAGGCGGCATCCAGGCCGCTTTGGCCGGACGGTCGGTCAGGTAGAAATAGGCCCAGAGGCCGACCAGCGAGGCCGCCAATCCCTCGACCAGGAACATCAGCTGCCAGCCGTGCAGGCCGAAGGCTCCATCGAGGTCGAGCAGCAGGCCCGAGACCGGCCCGCCCAGGATGAAGCAGAGCGGCTGGCTGAGATAGAACAGGCCGAGGATCTGGCCGCGTTCCCGGGCCGGGAACCAGTAGGTGAGGTAGAGCAGGACCCCGGGGAAGAAGCCCGCCTCGGCGAGCCCGAGCAGGACGCGCAGGACCCAGAAGGATGTGTCGCCCTGCACGAAGGCCATGGCGGCCGCCAGCAGGCCCCAGGTCACCATGATCCGGGCGAGCCATACGCGCGCGCCGATCCGGTGCAGCAGGAGGTTGCTCGGCAGTTCGAAGACGGCATAGCCGACGAAGAAGATACCGGCTGCGAATGCGAAGGCCGCTTCCGAGATCCCGATCGAGGCCTGAAGCGCCTGCTTGGCGTAAGCGACGTTGGCGCGGTCGAGATAGGCCAGCAGGTACATCAGGACCAGGAACGGCACGAGGCGCCGCCTCGCGCGGCTGACCGCCTGATCGATCTCGGCTATGGGCTCCATGGGGTTCCTCCTCGGATTCTTCATGCGTTCGTCGTTCGGCCGGTCAGCGCCCGCCGGCCACGTCCACGATCGTGCCGGTGACGTAGGCGGCGGCGGGCGAGAGGAGCCACAGCGCCGCTGCGGCCACCTCCGCGGCCGTGCCGGGCCGCCGCAACGGGATGGAACTGGCGATCTCCGCCACCTTGCCGCGATCCCCGAACACGTCGCCCTGAATGGGCGTATCGATCACCCCCGGCGCCAGGGCGTTGACCCGGATGGCAGGGGCAAGCTCCTTGGCGGCCGCGACGGTCAGCGAGGCGATCGCACCCTTGGTGGTGGCGTAGAGCGCATTGCCGGGCATGCCGCCGGTGCGGGCTGCGATCGACGAAAGGTTGAGGATCGCGGCGGCCGGATGGGGAGCCCGCCCGCTCAGGAAGGCGCGCGTGCAGTAAAGGACGCTCTTCAGGTTGACTGCGAGCACGCGGTCGATCTCGGCCGGGTCCATCTCAGCCAGGGCCATCCGGCGGCCGATGATGCCGGCATTGTTGACGAGGTGGGTGGGTGCCCAAGCCGAGCCGGCCAGCTCGGCCATGGCGCCGGCCACGGCGGACTCATCCGAGACGTCGACCCGCGCGGTCCGGAGCCGGTCGCCGCAAGCCTCGGCGCAAGCCGCAAGGCCGGCCGCGTCCACGTCCCAGGCGACCGCACGGGCTCCGGAGGCGAGCGCCGCCTCGACGATGGCGCGGCCGATGCCGGACGCGCCCCCGGTGACCAGGATCACGGCCTGCGTCAGGCCGGGCGATGCAGGGATCTCATCATGCGCGACGATCATGGGTCGACCTCCAGGGCGGGCAGGACTTTTCCGGGCAGGACTTTTCCGGGATTGAGGATGCCCTCCGGATCGAGGGCGCGTTTGATGGCCTGCATCACGCCGATCGCGGGACCATGTTCGAGCGTCATGAACTTGATCTTGCCCGAGCCGACCCCGTGCTCGCCGGTGCAGGTGCCGTCGAGGGCGAGGGCGCGGCGCACCAGGCGGTCGTTCAACGCCTCCGCCTCCGCCAGTTCCGCGGCGCTCGTCGGATCGACGATCAGGCCGAGATGGAAATTGCCGTCCCCGACATGCCCGACGGTCGAGATGAAGAAGCTCGCCGCCTCGATATCCGCCTGGGTTTCGGCAATGCAGCGGGGCAGGTTCGAGATCGGCACGCAGACATCCGTGCTCCAGACCTTCGCGTTCGGCCGCATCGCCTGGATCGCGTAGTGGACATCGTGGCGGGCGCGCCAGAGCCGGTTGCGCCTGTCCGCGTCCGCGGCGGACTCGACGGCGAGGACGCCGTTGGCCTCGGCCAGGTCCTGCACCAGGCGCATCTGCTCCGCGGTGGCCGCCGGGGAGCCGTGGAACTCCATGAACAAGGTCGGCTGCTCGGCAAGCGTCGTCCCCGAGTAGCGGTTCACCGCCCGGACGGTGCGCGGATCGAGGAGCTCGACCCGGGCGATCGGGATCCCGCACTGCACGATCTCGACGACCGTGGCGACGGCCGCCTCCACGCTCGGGAAGGCGCAGACGGAGGCGGTGACCGATTCCGGGATGCCGTAGAGCCGGACCGTCAGTTCGGTGATGATGCCGAGCGTCCCCTCCGACCCGACGAGGAGCCGCGTCAGGTCGTAGCCCGCCGAGCTCTTGCGCGCCCGGCTCGACGTCCTGATCACGCTGCCATCGGCCATCACGGCGGTCAGCGAGACGACGTTGTCCTTCATCGTGCCGTAGCGGACCGCGTTGGTGCCGGAGGCCCGCGTCGCCGCCATGCCGCCCAGCGTGCTCTCGCCGCCGGGATCGACCGGGAAGAACAGGCCGGTGTCGCGCAGGTGGTCGTTGAGCTGGTGGCGCGTCACCCCGGCCTGCACGGTCGCGTCGAGATCCTGCGGCCGGACCGCGACGATCCCGGTCATCCGGCTCAGATCGATGCAGACGCCGCCGTCGAGCGCCGAGACATGCCCTTCGAGGGAGGTTCCGCCGCCGAAGGGAATCACGGCGAGCCGGTGCGCGGCGCAGATCCTGACGATGCGCGACACCTCCTCGGTGCCGAGCGCGTAGCAGACCGCATCCGGCGGCACGGTCGGATGGTAGGA
Encoded here:
- a CDS encoding MFS transporter — protein: MEPIAEIDQAVSRARRRLVPFLVLMYLLAYLDRANVAYAKQALQASIGISEAAFAFAAGIFFVGYAVFELPSNLLLHRIGARVWLARIMVTWGLLAAAMAFVQGDTSFWVLRVLLGLAEAGFFPGVLLYLTYWFPARERGQILGLFYLSQPLCFILGGPVSGLLLDLDGAFGLHGWQLMFLVEGLAASLVGLWAYFYLTDRPAKAAWMPPREQAALGQVLAREEAAKRERGTVKLGAIFRNPLLLHFALCYFCLAICGYGIAFYLPAQVSALLGTKVGLYVTLVTSIPWLCAFGVSLFWPGLALRTGRRRLFAVVSLLGAGLGMIASGYVSPLLAVIALCVSVAGLISAQPIFWTFPMGYFGGFAAAGGIAIINALGNLGGFVAPNLKVAAETWLGTSQAGLWVIGGGALLAAALLALIPSRADIAASAPDSAAGDKPASSEVALA
- a CDS encoding SDR family NAD(P)-dependent oxidoreductase; this encodes MIVAHDEIPASPGLTQAVILVTGGASGIGRAIVEAALASGARAVAWDVDAAGLAACAEACGDRLRTARVDVSDESAVAGAMAELAGSAWAPTHLVNNAGIIGRRMALAEMDPAEIDRVLAVNLKSVLYCTRAFLSGRAPHPAAAILNLSSIAARTGGMPGNALYATTKGAIASLTVAAAKELAPAIRVNALAPGVIDTPIQGDVFGDRGKVAEIASSIPLRRPGTAAEVAAAALWLLSPAAAYVTGTIVDVAGGR
- a CDS encoding FAD-binding oxidoreductase encodes the protein MEGSLAGRGARSALPRAALEELSTLLGDRLALGLAEREHHGRGESYHPTVPPDAVCYALGTEEVSRIVRICAAHRLAVIPFGGGTSLEGHVSALDGGVCIDLSRMTGIVAVRPQDLDATVQAGVTRHQLNDHLRDTGLFFPVDPGGESTLGGMAATRASGTNAVRYGTMKDNVVSLTAVMADGSVIRTSSRARKSSAGYDLTRLLVGSEGTLGIITELTVRLYGIPESVTASVCAFPSVEAAVATVVEIVQCGIPIARVELLDPRTVRAVNRYSGTTLAEQPTLFMEFHGSPAATAEQMRLVQDLAEANGVLAVESAADADRRNRLWRARHDVHYAIQAMRPNAKVWSTDVCVPISNLPRCIAETQADIEAASFFISTVGHVGDGNFHLGLIVDPTSAAELAEAEALNDRLVRRALALDGTCTGEHGVGSGKIKFMTLEHGPAIGVMQAIKRALDPEGILNPGKVLPGKVLPALEVDP